In one Plasmodium falciparum 3D7 genome assembly, chromosome: 14 genomic region, the following are encoded:
- a CDS encoding early transcribed membrane protein 14.2: MKLIKVYVFLFIMLMIGLLGCGNVCNELKEKKNMLLKENPDKLLNKKRRKKLVYSVIGTLSAILGIAIFGMGINSHFKEKKKTIWDEVGKDIDSILNRTIAVGIWKTRKNYKNEIEDIEKIIPSQEEIQKILIYQIENKNIKITDGYMKEIQSLSKYVLYNIRNSMRNYTKTLSYYS; this comes from the coding sequence atgaaattaattaaagtatatgtttttcttttcattatgcTCATGATTGGATTATTAGGATGTGGAAATGTATGCAATGaattaaaggaaaaaaaaaatatgctcttaaaagaaaatccagataaattattaaacaaaaaaagaaggaaGAAATTAGTTTATTCAGTTATAGGTACTTTAAGTGCCATTCTTGGAATAGCTATATTTGGTATGGGTATTAATAGCCATTTTAAGGAAAAGAAGAAAACTATTTGGGATGAAGTTGGTAAGGATATAGATAGTATTTTAAATAGAACTATAGCAGTTGGAATATGGAAAACtagaaaaaattacaaaaacgAAATTGAagatattgaaaaaataataccaTCTCAAGAAGAAATACAaaagatattaatatatcaaatagaaaataaaaatataaaaattacagATGGTTATATGAAGGAAATACAAAGTTTGagtaaatatgtattatataatataagaaattcTATGAGAAATTATACTAAAACTTTATCTTATTATTCATAA